Genomic window (Thermodesulfobacteriota bacterium):
GGCTGTCATTGTTCATTGATAATTAATTATAACAATTCGAATTGCATTATTGCAAATCACATAATTTAACAGCCTGAGAAAGAGTGGATTATTTTCACCCCCATCCTAACCTTCCCCCCTCAAGGGGGAAGGAAATTTAAATAAATGGGTAGATTGCCGCGGCTCTATCAGAGATTCGAAATGACAGATCTTTTGTCTTCGCGAGGGAGCGCCTGTCCTGAACCATGTCCTGAACTTGTTTCAGGATCGCTTCAGGAACTCCGATCCGGGATTGTTTCAGGATCGCGACCGTGGCGATCTCTCTTTTTCCTGATTTTGCAGAGGTGAACGATAGGACAATAAAGACGCTACGTATTGTTGCCGCCGATTATTTCTACTTCCTGAATTCTTCGCTGTAGGGGACGAAAGTTGTCGTAGCCGAAAGGCTGCCAGTCTGACGGCCCGAATGACTCGGATAGGTGTGCTCGATAAGATACGTGTAGAGCCAGCCGCCGGGGACCCTGTCTACCGTATAGTTGGGGAATTCGATGCGCTCGTGGAGCTTCATGGCGTATATATCCTGATTTTCCCGGTCAGCCACGGCAGTCAGCCCGCTTATATGATTTTGCGCTCATGCAATTAAGATACAGGGGTTTCTTCGATTAGTAAATTCGGCTCGCGCTGCCCGGAACGACAGGTTGACGATGAGACCGCCGCGGTCAGGACTCCGCGCTCTTCTCCGGCTTCGTTTCCGGAAGCGGGATGACGGGCTCCTCAGCGGCGCGGGCGCGCCCGTCCGCCTCCATGTCCTTGTTCGTGAAATCGACTATCCGCTTTACAGCCATCGTGAGGGGGACGCCGAGGATCGCGCCTATCGCGCCCATGAGCCATCCCCAGAAGAGCAGCGACAGGAACACGACCAGTATCGACATCTTGAATTCCTTGCCCAGGAACCTGGGCTTGATGACGTTGTCGATGATGGAGTTGAAGACAACGTAGCCGACGACGACCAGTATGCAGTGCCCCCAGCCGAATTCGAGCAGCGCGAGTAGCGCCGGGGGGACGACCGAGAGCACGAACCCGATGTTCGGAATGAAGCTGAAGAGGAAGGCGAGGAACCCCCAGAGCACCGCGAAATCGACGCCTATTATCAGGAGAAGGACGAAGTCGGCTACGGCCGCGATGAGGCCCGCTATGGCGTTTATGGTCACGTACTTCTTCAGGTCTTCCGATATGTCGCCGAACCTGTGCTGCCAGGAGTCCTCGGCGAATTCGCCCCTGTCGGCTTTCACCGTTATGTCGGCGAACTCTATCAGAATGAACACCATCAGCAGCACGACGAAGAAGAAGTTGCCGAATGTCGAGAATATGTTCTGGAGGAAG
Coding sequences:
- a CDS encoding AI-2E family transporter — protein: MTTRTKFNIHPLLAGASIVIILAGVREIAPVLNIFLVALLLAVAVSPLLTWQLRRGWPKAASLAVTILIVIVIMGSVSTILGVAINNIIGKAPFYQDKIAELYHAGMNALTARGIDVSDVQQLNIFSPDKIVGYMTTFLQNIFSTFGNFFFVVLLMVFILIEFADITVKADRGEFAEDSWQHRFGDISEDLKKYVTINAIAGLIAAVADFVLLLIIGVDFAVLWGFLAFLFSFIPNIGFVLSVVPPALLALLEFGWGHCILVVVGYVVFNSIIDNVIKPRFLGKEFKMSILVVFLSLLFWGWLMGAIGAILGVPLTMAVKRIVDFTNKDMEADGRARAAEEPVIPLPETKPEKSAES